One genomic window of Fusarium verticillioides 7600 chromosome 2, whole genome shotgun sequence includes the following:
- a CDS encoding retrograde regulation protein 2, translated as MDFSDFEVIDPIAEFGHESSDDEDAQPPYAHLQGGHPPWQGHEGKLVGVVDMGSNGIRLSISDLSNPLARMLPTVYQYRASISLYDSQYDPETGDQIPIPDDIIESVVSVLSRFVVICGDFRCKKENIHVIATEATRAALNSKQFLAAIKDKTGLTVELLPKEEEGQIGALGIASGFSDMEGLVMDLGGGSTQITWMLSSGGQVRMSPKGSFSFPYGAAALTKKLHDLRDGKKKDEADAAVKAFEKEMIANFKDAYNNLQIPAEMTEKAEKEGGYRIYLSGGGFRGWGYLLLYLNQTDGSYYPISIINGYTAKRKQFEDTEALKHVAHAAKDIFRVSDRRRSQVPAVAFLVNVLSESIPGGIREAHFCQGGVREGFLFRQLSPSIRAQSPLEVATGYFAPGSRHLIQQLLKNAIPKPSKKKEFPEEFGEPVVDSFANAMYLHMFMSKETASTTALYSTSVGNMSAIHGVSHQDRARLALMLESRYGGELPPRELEFRESLRDMLTPEEVWWASYIGRVGQLITALYPAGKIHKSKPRVVFTSQWSYTLGKKKNKEGLMLTISVQKTNDDPARTKETVKEAASDVEKIGKKKNWIGDDEPWGMKVKVKVVEEGILSEEMEKLKM; from the exons ATGGATTTCTCCGACTTTGAAGTCATCGACCCAATCGCCGAGTTTGGCCAtgagagcagcgatgatgaggatgcgcAGCCTCCGTATGCGCATCTTCAGGGCGGTCATCCCCCGTGGCAGGGCCATGAGGGTAAGCTAGTCGGTGTTGTTGACATGGGCAG caacggAATTCGTCTCTCAATTTCCGACCTTTCGAACCCATTGGCTCGTATGCTTCCTACCGTTTACCAGTATCGCGCCTCAATTTCTCTGTACGACTCTCAATATGATCCCGAGACTGGAGATCAGATTCCCATCCCCGACGATATCATTGAGTCTGTCGTTTCAGTCTTGAGTCGGTTCGTTGTTATTTGTGGCGACTTCCGATGTAAGAAGGAGAATATCCATGTCATCGCGACTGAAGCCACCCGCGCTGCCCTCAATTCGAAgcagttcttggctgctATTAAAGATAAGACTGGCCTGACGGTTGAGCTTCTacccaaagaggaagagggccAGATCGGTGCCCTTGGCATCGCCAGTGGTTTCTCTGACATGGAAGGCCTGGTGATGGACCTTGGCGGTGGCAGCACCCAGATTACCTGGATGCTCAGCTCGGGCGGTCAGGTTCGCATGAGTCCCAAAGGCAGCTTCAGTTTCCCATATGGAGCTGCTGctttgaccaagaagctccaCGACCTTCGTGACggtaagaagaaggatgaagccgatgcAGCTGTTAAGGCTTTTGAGAAGGAAATGATtgccaacttcaaggacGCATACAACAATCTGCAGATCCCCGCCGAGATgaccgagaaggctgagaaggaaggCGGGTACCGTATTTATCTCTCCGGAGGTGGTTTCAGAGGATGGGGATATCTGCTCCTGTACCTGAACCAGACTGACGGCAGTTACTATCCCATTTCCATTATCAATGGATATACTGCCAAGCGCAAGCAGTTTGAGGATACCGAGGCTCTCAAGCATGTTGCCCATGCCGCGAAAGACATTTTCCGTGTTTCCGATCGTCGAAGATCTCAGGTTCCAGCGGTCGCGTTCCTTGTCAATGTTCTTTCAGAGTCCATCCCTGGAGGTATTAGAGAGGCACACTTTTGCCAGGGCGGTGTCAGAGAAGGCTTCCTCTTCCGCCAGCTTTCACCATCTATTCGAGCTCAGTCTCCCTTGGAGGTCGCCACAGGCTACTTTGCCCCGGGTTCGCGACATCTCATTCAGCAGTTGCTCAAGAACGCAATCCCGAAACCTTctaagaagaaggaattcCCAGAGGAGTTCGGCGAGCCTGTTGTTGACTCATTCGCCAATGCCATGTATCTGCACATGTTCATGAGTAAGGAGACGGCCTCAACAACGGCTTTGTACTCAACCAGTGTCGGAAACATGTCTGCAATTCATGGTGTTTCGCACCAAGATCGAGCAaggttggccttgatgctcGAGTCCAGATATGGCGGTGAACTTCCTCCTCGTGAGCTGGAGTTCCGCGAGTCACTTCGTGACATGCTCACACCTGAGGAAGTCTGGTGGGCATCATACATTGGCAGGGTCGGACAACTCATCACCGCGCTTTACCCAGCCGGTAAGATCCACAAATCGAAGCCACGCGTCGTGTTCACGTCTCAGTGGTCGTACACCTtgggcaagaagaaaaataAGGAAGGTCTTATGCTCACAATCTCGGTACAGAAGACAAACGATGACCCAGCAAGAACAAAGGAGACTGTCAAGGAAGCAGCTAGCGATGTGGAAAAGattggaaagaagaagaactggattggtgatgatgagccttGGGGAATGAAGGTTAAGGTCAAAGTTGTGGAGGAGGGCATCCTCTccgaggagatggagaagctcaaaatGTAG
- a CDS encoding pectate lyase C, with product MRISLLLALTASSVAQAAQLAFPGAEGFGRYAVGGRQGEVYKVTNFNNSGTGSLRDAVSKPNRIVVFDVGGVIKISERIVVSKNIYIAGQTAPGGGIVVYGNGWSLSNANDSIVRYITIRMGKGGTSGKDAIGIADGKNIIFDHVSVSWGRDETFSINGDVTNVTIQNTIIAQGLVSHSCGGLMQTDGGVSLFRNLYIDNKTRNPKVKGINDFQNNVVYNWGGGGGYIAGDSEADSYVNIINNYFISGPDTTVTAFTRGNSYFHAYVKDNFYDSNRNGRLDGAALCEKTTCYSGIDFAKTPYNYPAPTAVTPQAAVELVLKSVGNSLHRDTVDTALIDQVKSYGAKGGQISDEKEFGGVGEISNGAALKDSDGDGIPDEWETKNGLNPNDASDGMKVASNGYSNLENYVNSLV from the exons ATGAGAATCTCCTtgctgttggctttgacgGCCAGTTCTGTGGCGCAAGCAGCCCAGCTTGCATTCCCCGGAGCTGAGGGCTTTGGTAGGTATGCAGTGGGTGGTCGTCAAGGGGAGGTATACAAAGTGACAAACTTCAA TAACTCTGGAACTGGGTCGCTTCGAGACGCAGTATCGAAGCCCAACAGGATAGTTGTATTTGACGTCGGCGGAGTTATCAAGATCTCAGAACGAATCGTCGTGTCTAAGAACATCTACATCGCCGGCCAAACTGCTCCGGGTGGC GGCATCGTCGTCTACGGCAATGGCTGGTCTCTCTCCAATGCCAACGACTCTATTGTGCGATACATCACCATCCGTATGGGTAAAGGCGGAACCTCAGGTAAAGACGCAATTGGTATTGCTGACGGTAAAAATATCATCTTCGACCACGTCAGTGTCTCGTGGGGCCGTGATGAGACTTTCTCTATCAATGGAGACGTCACAAATGTCACCATACAGAACACCATCATTGCTCAGGGTCTTGTTTCTCACTCTTGTGGTGGCTTGATGCAGACAGATGGCGGAGTCAGCTTGTTCCGCAATCTGTATATTGATAACAAGACTCGAAACCCCAAGGTCAAAGGTATCAACGACTTTCAGAACAAT GTCGTGTATAACtggggaggtggtggcggttACATTGCTGGAGATAGTGAAGCTGATAGCTATGTTAACATTATCAACAACTATTTCATTTCTGGTCCAGATACTACCGTCACAGCCTTTACTCGAGGAAACAGTTACTTCCATGCTT ACGTCAAGGATAACTTCTACGACTCCAACCGCAATGGCAGGCTTGATGGCGCTGCTCTTTGCGAGAAGACCACTTGCTACTCTGGCATTGATTTTGCCAAGACTCCATACAACTATCCAGCTCCTACGGCCGTCACACCCCAGGCGGCCGTCGAACTAGTTCTCAAAAGCGTTGGAAACTCGCTGCATAGGGATACTGTTGATACTGCCCTCATAGACCAGGTCAAATCTTATGGAGCCAAGGGAGGTCAAATctctgatgagaaggaatttggtggtgttggggAGATTTCAAATGGTGCCGCTCTGAAAGATTCAGATGGCGATGGCATTCCTGATGAATGGGAAACAAAGAATGGTCTTAATCCCAATGACGCTTCGGATGGTATGAAGGTTGCGTCGAATGGGTATTCTAACTTGGAGAACTATGTGAACTCTCTTGTTTGA